Proteins encoded in a region of the Mucilaginibacter sabulilitoris genome:
- a CDS encoding Crp/Fnr family transcriptional regulator, with protein MKELIEYILQFGNLNQQQINLITSNVIEIELRKDEYFSEAGKISRQVGFIVEGIVRGCYYNNKGEEITRCFIPENNLVVDYLSFESNSASAAYLQASTDCKLIVFSKQLWDELSLTIVGWDIIKNKMIQKCMYQLFNKNPMISKDATTRYLEFLDNYPSLVNRVALSHIASYLGVTQQSLSRIRKNIR; from the coding sequence ATGAAAGAATTGATAGAATACATTTTGCAATTTGGGAATCTGAACCAACAGCAAATTAACCTTATAACAAGTAATGTCATAGAAATTGAACTTCGCAAAGATGAATATTTTTCGGAAGCAGGAAAAATTTCGCGACAAGTCGGATTCATTGTGGAAGGGATTGTTCGAGGCTGTTATTACAACAATAAAGGCGAAGAAATTACACGGTGTTTTATACCTGAAAATAACTTAGTAGTTGATTATTTAAGTTTTGAATCAAATTCGGCTTCTGCTGCATACTTACAAGCCAGTACTGATTGCAAACTTATTGTATTTTCAAAGCAACTTTGGGACGAATTGTCTTTAACAATCGTTGGTTGGGACATCATTAAAAACAAAATGATTCAAAAGTGTATGTACCAACTATTCAATAAAAATCCTATGATTTCAAAAGATGCTACCACACGTTACCTGGAATTTTTGGATAATTATCCATCACTTGTTAACCGTGTGGCGCTTTCTCATATTGCATCATACTTGGGAGTCACGCAGCAATCATTGAGTAGAATACGAAAAAACATTCGCTAG
- a CDS encoding SDR family oxidoreductase: MKSAFITGANKGIGFETAKQLLQKGFYVYIGSRNLENGLQAVKKLAAEGLVSVEVIQIDVTDDDSVKNARIEIGKKKDVLDILINNAGINADGIAEDATAASIENFKKIYETNVYGVVRVTTAFIDILKKSKEPRIVNVSSNMGSLTLHSDPNSPNYGYKSFSAYSSSKSALNMYTIHLAHELRDTSFKVNAVCPGLTKTDHTNFFGGNVEVAGKRIVKYALLDKDGISGKFISEELEPETGEIPW; the protein is encoded by the coding sequence ATGAAATCAGCATTCATAACAGGAGCAAACAAAGGTATTGGCTTTGAAACTGCCAAACAGCTATTGCAAAAAGGATTTTACGTTTACATCGGAAGTAGAAATTTAGAAAATGGCTTACAGGCCGTAAAAAAATTGGCAGCCGAAGGATTGGTAAGCGTTGAGGTCATTCAGATCGATGTGACTGATGATGATTCGGTAAAAAATGCACGAATTGAAATCGGTAAAAAAAAAGACGTTTTGGACATATTGATTAACAACGCGGGAATTAATGCTGATGGCATTGCAGAAGATGCTACGGCAGCAAGCATAGAGAATTTCAAAAAAATCTATGAAACTAATGTGTATGGAGTGGTGCGAGTGACAACCGCATTCATTGATATATTAAAAAAATCAAAAGAGCCACGCATCGTAAATGTAAGTTCAAATATGGGCTCTCTAACACTTCATAGCGACCCGAATTCTCCAAATTACGGCTATAAATCTTTTTCAGCTTATTCTTCTTCTAAATCGGCTTTGAATATGTATACCATACATTTGGCTCATGAACTTCGTGATACGTCATTCAAAGTAAATGCTGTTTGCCCAGGTCTTACAAAAACCGACCATACCAACTTTTTTGGTGGCAATGTTGAAGTTGCTGGAAAACGCATAGTAAAATACGCTCTGTTAGATAAAGACGGAATATCAGGCAAGTTCATCAGCGAGGAATTAGAACCGGAAACAGGCGAAATTCCTTGGTAA